A window of Gemmatimonadota bacterium contains these coding sequences:
- a CDS encoding sulfatase-like hydrolase/transferase, translating to MSFEQPISLETNTRGVRCMSTAKHPNIILILTDHFRRDALGKSTPNLMALAAEGTQFTNAYCATPLCGPSRISIITGMYPSQTGVCGNQADVIHPELRDDTFMHHLQQAGYYTAMIGKHHYIDSYGYCIDVTENDEELRRYGFDYIFQVQDDGENGHNDDEYTNYLKKRGKLETFRKALRKGGFRHVFDDPDETADGFIGVNGIRFVEDYIKDRPFYLNLSFIGPHPPMWHPGELQHDPEAMSPSLGAPDEASVRLRRAHYMDKCALIDAYVGQLVATLKAKGIYDNTVIIFTSDHGDCLGDYGILDKRYFYENSAGVPFLMCGPGIPKEERMNGPRVSKALVSHLDLYPTILRLAGTRLAFDRRRPGLDIPALVRGEPHIGRNAVFAELATCAMVRTGNWKLVFDPEQGGVQHLYNLTVDPLEQQNLAGVAGYEHVTLDLVQRLLTHRIQQTQYTHIKEEQRLQRVRVLP from the coding sequence ATGAGTTTTGAACAACCCATTTCCCTGGAAACAAACACAAGAGGAGTGCGTTGTATGTCCACTGCCAAACACCCCAATATTATTCTCATTCTAACCGATCATTTCCGGCGCGATGCGCTGGGAAAGAGCACGCCCAATTTAATGGCCTTAGCTGCAGAGGGAACGCAGTTTACCAACGCGTATTGCGCCACGCCGCTGTGCGGGCCATCGCGGATATCGATCATCACCGGGATGTACCCATCGCAAACGGGAGTATGCGGGAACCAGGCCGATGTGATTCACCCAGAGCTTCGGGACGATACGTTTATGCACCACCTTCAGCAGGCGGGATATTATACGGCAATGATTGGCAAGCACCATTATATTGACAGCTACGGGTACTGCATTGATGTAACGGAAAACGACGAAGAACTGAGACGTTATGGATTCGACTATATATTTCAGGTTCAGGACGACGGAGAAAACGGACACAATGACGATGAGTACACGAATTACCTGAAAAAACGAGGAAAGCTGGAGACGTTCCGGAAGGCGCTTCGCAAAGGGGGATTTCGGCACGTATTCGACGACCCAGACGAGACGGCCGACGGGTTTATCGGGGTAAACGGGATCCGATTCGTGGAGGACTATATAAAGGACCGGCCTTTTTATTTAAATCTGTCATTTATCGGGCCGCATCCGCCGATGTGGCATCCGGGCGAATTGCAACACGACCCCGAGGCAATGTCGCCATCCCTGGGAGCACCGGACGAAGCGTCGGTGCGACTGAGGCGGGCACACTATATGGACAAATGCGCGCTAATTGATGCTTATGTGGGCCAACTGGTAGCGACACTGAAAGCGAAGGGAATATACGATAATACGGTAATCATCTTTACTTCGGACCACGGAGACTGCCTGGGCGATTATGGGATATTGGACAAGAGGTATTTCTACGAGAACAGTGCAGGCGTGCCGTTTTTGATGTGCGGTCCGGGAATCCCAAAAGAGGAACGGATGAATGGGCCGCGGGTGAGCAAGGCGCTGGTGTCTCACCTCGACCTGTATCCGACAATCCTTCGCCTTGCAGGGACCAGGCTCGCATTCGACCGCCGCCGGCCCGGGTTGGATATCCCGGCCCTGGTCCGGGGGGAACCGCACATTGGGAGAAACGCGGTATTTGCCGAACTGGCTACATGTGCGATGGTGCGCACCGGAAACTGGAAACTGGTATTCGATCCGGAACAGGGTGGCGTACAGCACCTGTATAACCTAACAGTGGATCCGCTGGAACAGCAGAATCTGGCAGGCGTAGCTGGTTACGAACATGTAACATTGGATCTTGTGCAACGCCTGCTGACGCACCGGATTCAACAGACGCAGTACACACATATCAAAGAGGAACAGCGACTGCAACGCGTGCGCGTGCTACCTTAG